One stretch of Thalassovita sp. DNA includes these proteins:
- a CDS encoding TRAP transporter substrate-binding protein, translated as MDRRSFLKTSALGGSAAAASTLAAPVYAQGKKTLTMVTSWPRGFAVLDDAATYMENMVAEMSDGSLTIDKKAPGELVGALEVFDAVSSGQADMYHSADYYYINQHPGYAYFTAVPFGGTAQEVSNWYYHGGGEQLHDELGEIFNLKGLLAGNSGSQSGGWFRKEINSADDFNGLKFRMPGLGGKVLGKLGASVQNIPGGELYQALSSGALDGLEWVGPMADERAGFQEVAKVYYTAGFHEPGSALASSVNLDVWNELSDQHKAILRYASMAVTQYQLAETLANNGAALARLQSQGVKTLQFSDDVWDAFGKASAEVMDENMGDELFAKIRNSFEASLANSAAWINKSDGYYVQQRVRVLGG; from the coding sequence ATGGATCGTCGTTCTTTTCTGAAAACTTCCGCCTTGGGCGGTTCGGCAGCTGCCGCATCGACTCTGGCCGCACCGGTTTATGCACAGGGCAAAAAGACCCTGACCATGGTGACCTCGTGGCCCCGTGGCTTTGCTGTTCTGGATGACGCAGCAACCTACATGGAAAACATGGTTGCTGAAATGTCCGATGGCTCGCTGACCATCGACAAAAAAGCTCCGGGTGAACTGGTTGGCGCACTGGAAGTTTTCGACGCTGTGTCGTCGGGCCAGGCCGACATGTACCACTCGGCTGACTACTACTACATCAACCAGCACCCCGGTTACGCTTACTTCACCGCAGTTCCGTTCGGCGGCACCGCGCAGGAAGTATCGAACTGGTACTACCACGGTGGTGGTGAGCAGCTGCACGATGAGCTGGGCGAAATCTTCAACCTGAAAGGCCTGCTGGCCGGTAACTCGGGTTCGCAGTCCGGTGGCTGGTTCCGCAAGGAAATCAACTCGGCTGACGACTTCAACGGTCTGAAGTTCCGTATGCCCGGTCTGGGCGGCAAAGTACTGGGTAAACTGGGCGCATCCGTTCAGAACATCCCCGGTGGTGAACTGTACCAGGCGCTGTCGTCGGGTGCTCTGGACGGTCTGGAGTGGGTTGGCCCGATGGCTGACGAACGCGCCGGCTTCCAGGAAGTTGCAAAAGTCTACTACACCGCTGGTTTCCACGAGCCGGGTTCGGCTCTGGCCTCCTCGGTTAACCTGGACGTTTGGAACGAGCTGAGCGATCAGCACAAAGCGATCCTGCGTTACGCTTCGATGGCTGTGACCCAGTACCAGCTGGCCGAAACCCTGGCAAACAACGGCGCCGCACTGGCCCGTCTGCAGAGCCAAGGCGTCAAAACCCTGCAGTTCTCGGACGACGTATGGGATGCATTCGGCAAGGCTTCGGCAGAAGTCATGGACGAAAACATGGGCGACGAGCTGTTCGCCAAGATCCGCAACTCGTTCGAAGCCTCGCTGGCCAACTCGGCAGCATGGATCAACAAATCGGACGGTTACTACGTTCAGCAGCGCGTTCGCGTGCTGGGCGGCTAA
- a CDS encoding response regulator transcription factor: MTETPAPQDDTLNETPVKLVIVDDHPMVAEGIQSILESYDDIEVQATFQSGRAIIDEVEALRPDVILMDLNMPDIGGLSATEIILERCPDTRILILTMHDSREYISTALDHGAMGYVLKDVPTDEIKTAIDTVMRGERYLCTGAQGSLEPANGRGRDALTGREQTILLQLAQGKSNKEVAIALDISVRTVETHRKNIKRKLGISSTAGLTRYALEHGVLQGTGVGL; this comes from the coding sequence ATGACCGAGACCCCTGCCCCCCAAGATGACACCCTGAATGAGACACCGGTCAAACTGGTGATCGTGGATGACCACCCGATGGTCGCTGAGGGCATCCAGTCCATTCTGGAATCCTATGATGACATTGAGGTGCAGGCGACCTTTCAAAGTGGCCGTGCCATCATCGATGAGGTTGAGGCCCTGCGCCCCGATGTGATCCTGATGGATCTGAACATGCCCGATATTGGCGGCCTTTCGGCGACCGAAATCATTCTGGAACGCTGCCCCGATACGCGGATCCTGATCCTGACGATGCATGACTCGCGCGAATATATCTCAACCGCGCTGGATCACGGCGCCATGGGCTATGTGCTGAAAGATGTGCCAACGGATGAGATCAAGACCGCGATCGACACCGTGATGCGGGGCGAACGCTATCTGTGTACCGGCGCGCAGGGTTCGCTGGAACCAGCGAACGGGCGCGGCCGTGATGCGCTGACGGGGCGTGAACAGACGATCCTGTTGCAGCTGGCACAGGGCAAATCCAACAAGGAAGTGGCCATCGCGCTGGACATCTCAGTGCGCACCGTGGAAACCCACCGCAAGAACATCAAACGCAAGCTGGGCATTTCCTCCACTGCGGGCCTGACCCGCTACGCGCTGGAACACGGCGTTTTGCAGGGCACCGGCGTCGGGCTCTGA
- a CDS encoding TRAP transporter small permease subunit, producing the protein MGDGVVWIFQNIALAFYNLGYAITNPSLWLDWSDKQAIMRFVYYGGSVEFFFVVFTTFLIVTAIGMWKHNFMWAIVRGLEGFANTTGRFFAWAGLLMVLQQVIIVFMQRIFTRPDIVFGFGVPLQFDISWYAEELKFYNALVVALCASYTFVQGGHVRVDLVYAGVKYRTKKMIDMFGSLFFMLPAATLIWLYGWFFMWRHLIVPKPSASDQLERLLLKARALRWNVETIGFSPNGFSGYFLFKILLVAFAGMIFLHGIAFFYRSYLEWKEGPESEGKYLDKDSLGEGEEAYEGTH; encoded by the coding sequence ATGGGGGATGGGGTTGTCTGGATCTTCCAGAACATCGCCCTGGCGTTCTACAATTTGGGTTATGCTATCACCAACCCGAGCCTTTGGCTCGACTGGTCGGACAAGCAAGCCATCATGCGCTTCGTATACTACGGTGGCTCGGTGGAGTTCTTCTTCGTCGTCTTCACCACCTTCCTGATCGTCACCGCGATCGGTATGTGGAAGCACAACTTCATGTGGGCCATTGTGCGCGGGCTTGAGGGCTTTGCGAACACCACTGGCCGTTTCTTCGCCTGGGCAGGCCTTTTGATGGTGCTGCAGCAGGTGATTATCGTTTTCATGCAGCGGATCTTTACCCGGCCTGACATCGTGTTCGGCTTCGGTGTGCCGCTGCAGTTTGACATCAGCTGGTATGCGGAAGAGCTGAAGTTCTACAATGCACTCGTTGTAGCGCTTTGTGCCTCTTACACCTTCGTTCAGGGCGGCCACGTGCGTGTTGACCTTGTGTATGCAGGCGTAAAATACCGCACCAAGAAGATGATCGACATGTTCGGCTCGCTGTTCTTCATGCTGCCAGCCGCAACGTTGATCTGGCTCTACGGCTGGTTCTTCATGTGGCGTCACCTGATCGTGCCGAAACCTTCGGCGTCGGATCAGCTGGAGCGCCTGTTGCTCAAAGCCCGCGCATTGCGCTGGAACGTGGAAACCATTGGCTTCTCGCCGAACGGCTTCTCGGGGTACTTCCTGTTCAAGATCCTGCTTGTGGCCTTTGCCGGCATGATCTTCTTGCACGGGATCGCATTCTTCTACCGCTCATATCTTGAGTGGAAAGAGGGCCCGGAAAGCGAAGGCAAATACCTCGACAAGGATTCCCTTGGTGAGGGCGAAGAAGCCTATGAAGGCACGCACTAA
- a CDS encoding TRAP transporter large permease, with translation MLFGLDGVEIGLLIVFLCLFGSILSGFPVAFAIGGAGVISFGIIAALDSAGLLIHQAIDTSSDAYAALVASGVKEEIISVFRYPDLPRIAEPVFPKGWEVAMDRNISFIVNRMNERVLAGQSIETLLAVLMFVLMGITLERSKIANDLLTTMARVFGPLPGGLAVSVVVVGAFLAASTGIVGATVVTMGLLSLPTMLRNGYSPELSTGVIAASGTLGQIIPPSIVIVLLGTLAGDLYSAAQENRAIEAGCTDALTYLGEPAVLSVGTLFQAALLPGIMLALLYALYAFGYALFNPSKAPAVQMGASNHEVITRNEGLTWFIFVPVGLIAAVMLAGNLGVVGSQDLTVDSYTDIGEGASLRTNVGEQCQASMIELHGQEAWDTAVAEQQALDNSGAATESVKLSDEEIAGLLEEKIEAAAPIGTGISIIMVMLGLILAFGRGVSPSGEAKPLIIGAIGLVLLALVDILIIAPTTSAGATVVLMAIPTLLALYGCKEAVLRCTKNELIRVVFPPLVLIVAVLGSILGGITNPTPAAALGAAGAIMLAAYRKLRDEDASGKVIINSTFAVAIMILLGMNFDLRINTKEVSAETWIAFFAAYSAYLYAAFGLIYSCWVLFRSGVLSPVVRETAKVTSMVFTILIGSQLLNLVVISFGGEHYIQQFLKSFDNEWTVFLIVMLVLFVLGFVLDFLEIIYIVIPIVGPVIYGGTFDPKWVTIMVAVNLQTSFLTPPFGFALFYLRGVAPASVTTGHIYRGIIPFVLIQVLGLALLWFVPSIVTIIPDLIPN, from the coding sequence ATGCTTTTTGGACTTGATGGGGTCGAGATCGGCCTACTTATCGTCTTCCTCTGCCTGTTCGGCTCGATCCTTTCGGGCTTCCCGGTGGCGTTTGCCATCGGTGGTGCAGGGGTTATCTCCTTCGGGATCATCGCAGCGCTCGACAGCGCTGGACTGCTTATTCACCAGGCCATCGACACCAGTTCGGATGCCTATGCGGCCCTTGTCGCCTCGGGGGTGAAAGAAGAGATCATCTCGGTCTTCCGATACCCAGACTTGCCACGGATTGCCGAACCGGTCTTCCCGAAAGGCTGGGAAGTGGCAATGGACCGCAACATTTCGTTCATCGTGAACCGTATGAACGAACGTGTACTGGCAGGTCAGTCGATTGAAACCCTGCTGGCGGTTCTGATGTTCGTTCTGATGGGCATCACACTGGAACGCTCGAAGATCGCAAACGATCTGCTGACCACCATGGCGCGCGTCTTTGGCCCGCTGCCCGGCGGTCTGGCGGTTTCGGTTGTGGTTGTGGGCGCGTTCCTGGCGGCATCGACCGGCATCGTGGGCGCGACTGTTGTGACCATGGGCCTTCTGTCGCTGCCAACCATGTTGCGCAACGGCTATAGCCCTGAGCTGTCAACCGGTGTGATCGCGGCCTCAGGCACCCTGGGTCAGATCATTCCACCGTCGATCGTGATCGTTCTTCTGGGGACCCTGGCGGGTGACCTTTATTCGGCTGCACAGGAAAACCGTGCAATCGAAGCAGGCTGTACCGATGCGCTGACCTATCTGGGTGAGCCGGCGGTTCTGTCTGTGGGTACGCTGTTCCAGGCAGCCTTGTTGCCGGGCATCATGCTGGCGCTGCTCTATGCGCTCTATGCCTTTGGCTACGCGCTGTTCAACCCGTCCAAAGCACCTGCGGTGCAGATGGGCGCGTCGAACCATGAGGTGATCACCCGCAACGAAGGTCTGACCTGGTTCATCTTTGTACCGGTTGGTCTGATCGCGGCTGTGATGCTGGCGGGCAACCTTGGCGTTGTCGGGTCGCAGGATCTGACCGTCGACAGCTATACTGACATTGGTGAAGGCGCATCGCTGCGGACCAATGTGGGTGAACAGTGTCAGGCGTCGATGATCGAACTGCACGGCCAGGAAGCCTGGGACACCGCGGTTGCGGAACAGCAGGCGCTGGACAACTCAGGTGCGGCCACTGAATCGGTCAAGCTGAGCGACGAAGAAATCGCTGGGCTGCTGGAAGAGAAGATCGAAGCCGCGGCGCCGATTGGCACCGGTATTTCGATCATCATGGTGATGCTGGGTCTGATCCTGGCCTTCGGTCGCGGTGTATCGCCGTCGGGTGAGGCCAAGCCGCTGATCATCGGGGCCATCGGTCTGGTGCTGCTGGCACTGGTCGACATCCTGATCATCGCCCCGACCACCAGCGCGGGGGCCACCGTGGTGCTGATGGCGATCCCAACGCTGCTGGCGCTTTACGGCTGTAAAGAAGCGGTACTGCGCTGCACCAAAAACGAACTGATCCGGGTGGTCTTCCCACCGCTGGTTCTGATCGTTGCGGTGCTGGGCTCGATCCTTGGTGGCATCACCAACCCAACCCCGGCGGCTGCGCTGGGTGCGGCGGGTGCGATCATGCTGGCGGCCTACCGCAAGCTGCGCGATGAAGATGCTTCGGGCAAAGTGATCATCAACTCCACTTTCGCGGTGGCGATCATGATCCTTCTGGGGATGAACTTTGACCTGCGCATCAACACCAAAGAGGTGTCGGCGGAAACCTGGATCGCGTTCTTCGCGGCCTATTCCGCCTACCTCTATGCAGCCTTCGGTCTGATCTACAGCTGCTGGGTTCTGTTCCGCTCGGGCGTACTGAGCCCGGTGGTGCGGGAAACGGCGAAGGTGACCTCGATGGTGTTTACCATCCTGATCGGCTCGCAGCTGTTGAACCTGGTGGTGATCTCCTTCGGGGGTGAGCACTATATCCAGCAGTTCCTTAAGAGCTTCGACAATGAGTGGACGGTCTTCCTGATCGTGATGCTGGTGTTGTTTGTTCTTGGCTTCGTTCTCGACTTCCTCGAGATCATCTACATCGTGATCCCGATCGTGGGCCCCGTCATCTACGGCGGTACCTTCGATCCGAAATGGGTGACGATCATGGTGGCCGTGAACCTGCAGACATCGTTCCTGACCCCGCCATTTGGCTTCGCGCTGTTCTATCTGCGCGGTGTGGCCCCGGCGAGCGTCACCACCGGTCACATCTACCGCGGGATCATCCCCTTCGTGTTGATCCAGGTTCTGGGGCTGGCACTGCTGTGGTTCGTTCCGTCGATCGTGACGATCATTCCGGACCTGATCCCGAACTGA
- a CDS encoding acetolactate synthase 3 large subunit, translating to MTRQMTGAKMVVQALKDQGVDVVFGYPGGAVLPIYDEIFQQNDIKHVLVRHEQGAVHAAEGYARSTGKPGVCLVTSGPGATNAVTGLTDALLDSIPIVVLTGQVPTFMIGSDAFQEADTVGITRSCTKHNWLVKNTDKLSGTLHEAFHVATSGRPGPVLIDIPKDVQFADGEYTPPQKVEVSHYQPKVKGDMAEIEMLVDALEKAERPIFYTGGGVINSGPAASQLLRELVEGTGFPITSTLMGLGAYPASGDKWLGMLGMHGLYEANMAMHDCDLMINVGARFDDRITGRLDAFSPNSTKAHIDIDPSSINKVIRVDIPIVGDVGHVLEDILKVWKARGRKTNSAALATWWKQIEAWKAVKCLSYTQEGKTIKPQYALERLEALTKDHDRYICTEVGQHQMWAAQYLGFEDPNRWMTSGGLGTMGYGVPASIGIQMAHRDSLVINVAGEASWLMNMQEMGTAMQFRLPVKQFILNNERLGMVRQWQELLHGERYSHSWSEALPDFVKLAEAFGCKGIQCSDPDDLDDAIMEMLNYDGPVIFDCLVEKHENCFPMIPSGKAHNEMLLGEAETQGVIQAGGAVLV from the coding sequence ATGACACGTCAGATGACCGGAGCGAAAATGGTAGTTCAAGCCCTGAAGGATCAGGGTGTGGACGTCGTATTCGGATACCCCGGGGGCGCCGTGCTACCGATTTATGATGAGATTTTTCAGCAAAACGACATCAAGCACGTTCTGGTGCGCCACGAACAGGGCGCGGTTCACGCGGCTGAGGGCTATGCCCGTTCCACCGGCAAACCCGGTGTGTGCCTCGTAACCTCGGGCCCCGGTGCCACCAACGCGGTAACCGGCCTGACCGATGCGCTACTGGACTCGATCCCGATTGTGGTTCTGACCGGTCAGGTGCCGACCTTCATGATTGGTTCAGACGCCTTTCAGGAAGCCGACACCGTTGGCATCACCCGCAGCTGCACCAAACACAACTGGCTGGTGAAAAACACCGACAAACTGTCGGGCACCCTGCATGAGGCCTTCCACGTGGCCACCTCGGGCCGCCCCGGTCCTGTTCTGATCGACATCCCGAAGGACGTGCAGTTCGCCGATGGCGAATACACCCCGCCGCAGAAGGTTGAGGTCAGCCATTACCAGCCCAAGGTCAAAGGTGACATGGCCGAGATTGAGATGCTGGTGGACGCGCTGGAAAAAGCCGAACGCCCGATCTTCTACACCGGTGGTGGCGTCATCAACTCGGGCCCGGCGGCCAGCCAGCTGCTGCGCGAACTGGTCGAAGGCACCGGTTTCCCGATCACTTCTACCCTGATGGGTCTGGGCGCCTATCCTGCTTCGGGTGACAAATGGCTGGGCATGCTGGGCATGCATGGTCTTTATGAAGCCAACATGGCGATGCACGACTGTGATCTGATGATCAACGTTGGCGCACGCTTTGACGACCGGATCACAGGCCGTCTGGATGCTTTCAGCCCGAACTCGACCAAAGCGCACATCGATATTGACCCCTCCTCGATCAACAAGGTGATCCGGGTCGACATTCCGATTGTCGGCGACGTCGGCCACGTGCTGGAAGATATTCTGAAGGTCTGGAAAGCCCGCGGGCGCAAAACCAACAGTGCTGCGCTGGCAACCTGGTGGAAACAGATCGAAGCCTGGAAAGCGGTCAAATGCCTGAGCTACACCCAGGAAGGCAAAACCATCAAACCGCAGTATGCGCTGGAACGCCTTGAGGCGCTGACCAAAGATCACGATCGCTACATCTGTACCGAAGTGGGTCAGCACCAGATGTGGGCGGCGCAGTATCTGGGCTTTGAAGATCCAAACCGTTGGATGACCTCAGGCGGCCTCGGCACCATGGGCTATGGCGTGCCCGCCTCCATCGGCATTCAGATGGCCCATCGCGACAGCCTGGTGATCAACGTCGCCGGCGAAGCCTCGTGGCTGATGAACATGCAGGAAATGGGCACCGCCATGCAGTTCCGCCTGCCGGTGAAACAGTTCATCCTGAACAACGAACGTCTGGGCATGGTGCGCCAGTGGCAGGAGCTGCTGCACGGCGAACGCTACAGCCACTCGTGGTCCGAAGCGCTGCCTGATTTCGTTAAGCTGGCCGAGGCCTTTGGCTGTAAGGGCATTCAGTGCTCGGATCCGGACGATCTGGATGATGCGATCATGGAAATGCTGAACTACGACGGGCCGGTGATCTTTGACTGTCTGGTTGAGAAGCACGAAAACTGCTTCCCGATGATCCCGTCGGGCAAGGCCCACAATGAAATGCTCTTGGGTGAGGCTGAAACCCAGGGCGTGATCCAGGCCGGCGGCGCCGTGCTGGTGTGA
- the ilvN gene encoding acetolactate synthase small subunit, translating to MAALHIKKGSTSHSAYNLRPNFSDVKERHTLAILVDNEPGVLARVIGLFSGRGYNIESLTVAEVDHTGHLSRITIVTTGTPQVIEQIKAQLGRIVPVHDVHDLTVEGDVVERELALIKVEGEGEKRIEALRLAEIFRANVVDSTLSSFVFEMTGAPDKIDAFADLMRPLGMVEIARTGVAALSRGV from the coding sequence ATGGCTGCTCTACACATCAAAAAAGGCTCCACGAGCCACTCCGCCTATAACCTGCGCCCCAACTTCTCGGACGTGAAAGAACGCCACACTCTGGCGATTCTGGTTGACAACGAACCGGGTGTTCTGGCCCGTGTGATCGGTCTGTTTTCCGGTCGGGGCTACAACATCGAAAGCCTGACCGTGGCTGAGGTGGATCACACCGGTCACCTGTCGCGCATCACCATTGTGACCACCGGCACCCCGCAGGTGATCGAACAGATCAAGGCGCAGCTGGGCCGCATCGTGCCTGTGCATGACGTGCATGACCTGACCGTCGAAGGCGATGTGGTCGAACGTGAACTGGCGCTGATCAAGGTTGAAGGCGAAGGTGAAAAGCGTATCGAGGCGCTGCGTCTGGCTGAGATTTTCCGCGCCAATGTGGTGGATTCGACCCTGAGCAGCTTTGTCTTTGAAATGACCGGCGCACCGGACAAGATCGACGCCTTTGCCGATCTGATGCGCCCCCTCGGCATGGTGGAAATCGCCCGCACCGGCGTCGCCGCCCTGTCCCGCGGCGTCTGA
- a CDS encoding cache domain-containing protein — protein MAFLRFPLRPNYGQKLTLLATLPLIVAVAAISALVAHQSRLMAEREIQAMEVQLIEAKKAELKNYVTQARNGFYFIYGNADPTDEAAKQQVMQILAAMIYGTEGAFFVYDYDGTNLVSPRQTDMINQNWTGLSDSEGTSVVDELIDIARQGAGYHSYLWPKPSTGEEARMITYVTSFPSWRWAVGTGVFIDDVLETSAAARAEVEARVQRTFLYIGGITLAAVLVVFASGMFLNIRERRLADAKLKELTQRVFDAQEEERGRVARELHDGISQILVGVRYALDSAKRRLLQGDARAGETLEKGISALLGAIQEVRRISRDLRPGALDDLGLGPALKALTEDFAARTGIETEFNTVVFRNRLDQESKIALYRIAQEALTNIERHSGATEVSVNMRGHRSGATLSIRDNGHGLPQDTGRRDRPGGLGLRNMQERIEQLDGNLRILSSRDGTLIEAQLPLSHLLPPEELSEPPAKAQM, from the coding sequence ATGGCTTTCCTAAGATTCCCGCTGCGCCCCAATTACGGACAGAAACTGACCCTATTGGCGACCTTGCCTTTGATTGTGGCGGTGGCTGCCATCTCGGCGTTGGTGGCGCATCAATCCCGCCTGATGGCCGAACGCGAAATTCAGGCGATGGAAGTGCAGCTGATCGAAGCCAAAAAGGCCGAGTTGAAGAACTACGTCACCCAGGCGCGCAACGGGTTTTACTTTATCTACGGCAATGCCGACCCGACGGATGAGGCAGCAAAACAACAGGTGATGCAGATCCTTGCAGCGATGATCTACGGCACCGAGGGTGCGTTTTTTGTCTATGACTATGACGGCACCAATCTGGTCAGCCCGCGCCAAACAGACATGATCAACCAGAACTGGACCGGGCTGAGTGACAGCGAAGGCACCTCAGTGGTGGATGAGCTGATCGATATCGCGCGGCAAGGCGCCGGGTATCACAGCTATCTCTGGCCCAAACCCTCAACCGGGGAAGAGGCCCGGATGATCACCTATGTGACCTCCTTCCCCAGTTGGCGGTGGGCCGTGGGCACCGGTGTCTTTATTGATGATGTGTTGGAAACCTCTGCCGCGGCCCGGGCGGAGGTCGAGGCGCGGGTGCAGCGCACCTTTCTCTATATCGGGGGCATTACACTGGCCGCGGTGCTGGTGGTCTTTGCCTCTGGCATGTTCCTCAACATCCGCGAACGCCGACTGGCCGATGCCAAGCTGAAAGAGCTGACCCAGCGGGTGTTTGATGCCCAGGAAGAAGAGCGCGGCCGCGTTGCACGGGAACTGCACGATGGGATCAGCCAGATCCTTGTTGGGGTACGCTACGCCCTCGACAGCGCCAAACGGCGGCTGCTGCAAGGTGACGCACGTGCGGGTGAAACCTTGGAAAAAGGCATCTCAGCTCTGCTCGGCGCCATTCAGGAGGTGCGCCGTATCAGCCGCGATCTGCGTCCCGGTGCGCTGGACGATCTGGGCCTTGGCCCGGCCCTGAAAGCGCTGACCGAAGACTTCGCTGCCCGCACCGGGATTGAGACCGAGTTTAACACCGTGGTGTTCCGTAACCGTCTGGATCAAGAAAGCAAAATTGCACTTTACCGGATTGCCCAAGAGGCGCTGACCAATATTGAACGCCACTCCGGCGCCACTGAGGTCAGCGTCAACATGCGCGGTCACCGTTCCGGCGCCACCCTGTCCATTCGTGACAATGGCCATGGGTTGCCACAGGACACCGGGCGGCGCGATCGCCCCGGCGGGCTGGGGCTGCGCAACATGCAGGAACGTATTGAACAACTTGACGGGAACCTTAGAATCCTGTCTAGCCGCGACGGAACCTTGATTGAGGCACAGCTGCCGCTAAGCCACCTACTCCCACCTGAGGAACTGTCCGAGCCACCTGCCAAGGCGCAGATGTGA